The following are encoded together in the Candidatus Zixiibacteriota bacterium genome:
- a CDS encoding response regulator yields MAKKILIVDDEQDVIIFLQTLLNAEGYETVTAMDGSEALEKLKAEKPDLITLDLQMPKNTGTDFYRSVRHNKEFKEIPVIVVSGLPGKHLAIPKPYAVFDKPIDKQELVDKVKEAIG; encoded by the coding sequence ATGGCTAAGAAGATTCTGATTGTCGATGACGAACAGGATGTGATTATATTTCTGCAAACCCTGCTCAACGCAGAGGGCTATGAAACCGTGACGGCGATGGATGGTTCCGAAGCGCTCGAAAAGTTAAAGGCCGAGAAACCGGATCTGATCACGCTCGATCTGCAGATGCCCAAAAATACCGGCACTGATTTCTATCGCAGTGTGCGTCATAACAAGGAATTCAAGGAAATACCGGTGATCGTTGTTTCCGGCCTGCCCGGAAAACATCTGGCGATCCCGAAACCGTATGCTGTTTTTGACAAACCGATCGACAAGCAGGAACTGGTTGACAAAGTCAAAGAAGCGATCGGTTGA